ACGGCAATTTTTGAGAAACCGAATGACTATTCAGATTGTCAACTCTTGATTTCCGCCAAAGGTCACCTTGATACAATAATACCTTTACCGCAAAAAAGCGTGGAAATAACTCTCAAGGCAGATAGCAGCTTTATCAATAAAGACGACCGTTTTGCTTACGGGCAGAGAACATTCACGCATTTCAGTGATACATATATCCCAAAGTCGGTGAAGAATATTACTGAATTACCCGATAGTATTCAAGACATCCTTAAGAAATATCTAGATGTTAGACTCGGTGCGTTTTCACAACGCTTGAAATTTGCTGGCGGTGAGATTGTAGATATTAAGCGCCTCTTCATCGTAGATCCTGGTACTAAATCATACAAATGGAAGCCTCAAACTTATAACCTCTGGTTTTCTATTCAAGACACGAGCAAAGGGATTAGTTTGTATGAGGCGCAGATTGTCCTCGATAGTAACGGGAGGGTCGTCGAGGATATCGCTCTGCCAAATACCTCAATGCACCCGCAAAAAGCAGAATTCATACACGTGCAAACCGCTATTCAAATAGCCAAAAATGCTTTAGAATTTCAAAATGATCAGTTCTGCATAACCATTGGATACGACAAGAAGATTGACTGCATCACATATGAGTTTGAATCGCACAAGCATTTAGACAATAATAGATTGGAAACGGTACGGTTAATCATTAATGCTAATAATGGCAAAATTCTGGATAGAATCAAAAGTCACGGAAGTTGGAGTGGAAAGCGCATGAACACCCCCGCAAAACATGCGCCATGAGGAAAAGAGCATAAGAGCGGCGGCAGAAAAAGTTTACAGACATGCCGGTTCTACGAACCTGTAAACCCCAAGGAAAATACCCTTTATGCACATAATGGTTTTTAAATTGTAAAGTCCATCTCAACTGCCAATAAAAAAACTCTCAGTGCTTCCCACTCAGCCCACGCATGCCAGCATTACCGGCATGAATATAATAAGCATTTTCCAAGTGGGTTTTTAAAGGGGATGGAATCACCTTTCCAAATGCATCTCATGCTCTCATCCCCATTCCTGATCATTCGGGTTGTAGTTTACAGGCATCCGGCTCTACGAGCCTACGAGACTGTAACCCCCCCAAGGAAAATACCGCTGTCCCCAAATTCAAAATTTGTCTGTACGCGACTTTTAACTCTCTTCCCCGATCTCTCCCAGATGAGGGTAGTCTTTGAGGAAATTATAGAGGGTAGCCCGTCCTACACCGAGCATCCGTGCGGCTTTGGCTTTATTGCCAGCCACTCGTTTCAGAACAGTTTCCACATTAGGGGGAGAAAGCTTGGGTTTCCTTCCTGCCTTGCCGGATCCCTGGGTGTCGGTATTGCGGCTGCTTTCCACATGGAATTCCATGCTCCGGTTGATTTCCGGGGGAAGGTGTTCGGGATCGATAATGGGGGTGTGGCATTTTATGAGAGAAAATTGGATGGCATTCTGGAGTTGACGAACATTGCCCGGCCAGGAATAGGACATCATGACCGACAGGGTGTCGTCGCTGAGTGCATAGTCGCTCTTTCCCAGTTTCCCGGCGCTTTCTTTAAGGAAATGGTGCGCCATGATCGGAATATCGTTGCGATGGTCTCTGAGTGGGGGCATTTCAACCGGCACCACGGCAAGCCGGTAGAAGAGGTCTTCCCGGAACTCCCCCTTTTTCACCATCTGTCTGATATCCCGGTTGGTGGCACTGATGATTCTGACATTGACCTTCAGGGTTTTCTCGCTTCCCACCGGTTCGAAGGTCCCTTCCTGGAGCACCCGAAGCAGTTTGACCTGCATTGCCTGTGACAACTCGGCGACTTCATCGAGAAACAGGGTGCCGCCGTCGGCAAGCTCAAACCGCCCCTTTTTGTCTCTGATCGCCCCGGTAAAGGCGCCTTTGACATGGCCGAAGAGTTCACTTTCGAGGGTCCCTTCCGGGAGGGCGCCGCAATTGACCGGCACAAAGTGCTTGTCCCGCCGCGGGCTCTCGGCATGGATCGCCCGGGCCACCAGCTCCTTGCCGGTCCCGCTTTCACCGGTAATCACCACCGGGAAATCGCACTGAGCAAGGTCCTGTATCAGGTCGAAAATCGCCAGGATCTTGTAATCCAGGCCGATAATGCCCCGAAACCCCGGGACCGTACCCGTCTGATGTTCGAGGGTCCGGAGTTTTGTCTGATCATTGAGCGCGGCAACCACACCGATCGGCATATCGCCGTCATTTTTCATTGGCGAAACAGTAACATCAAATTCCCGCCGCCTGCCGTCGATGGTGAGAAAAACCGTGGAGTACTCTTTATTCTTTACCGTTGAAGGATCATAGCCGTCACAGAAACTGCACTCTTCACCACACAGGCGGGGTGAAAAGACTTCATGGCAATCCTTACCGAGCACGTCGAGCTGGGAATACCCGGTGATTTTCTCGGCGCCCCGGCTGAAATAGAATATCTTCCGGTCCATATCATGGGCCATCACCCCCTCGTTCAGACTGTCGAGCATGGTATTCATCGAACTTCTCTGATGAATCAGCGAAGAAAAATAACCGTCATTAAAGAAATTTTTCACCCGTTGATGAATATGGGCAGCAACGACTCTGCATGCTTCACGGAGTTCATTGTTTCCAGGATTTGCCGTAAAAACATCATCTATTTTCCACTGGATTACCGCGGGGCAACCGGGAAGCACCATGCATTCCCGACCTGGATCGTCGCATAACAGTATCACGATATCGATCCGTTTACTTTTCAGCGATGAAATCGCCTTTGCCTCATGACCGGAGATATCGATACCCGTTTCGCTCATGACCTCGACAGCAATGGGATTGACCGGGAGCGGATCGAGTCCGGCACTGAGAACTTCAACACCGGAAGGCGCCATGGTGCGGGCAAATCCCTCGGCTATCTGACTTCGGAGAGAATTTCGATTCGACACAAACAAAAGGGCAGTATTAAGCATTGTAGGCGGCTTTCTTTGTTTCGGCACGTTCTGCATACTGGGCCATTTCGTTCCGTAACCGTGGAATCAGGCGGGGACTCACACTCAGGGAGGTCAACCCGGCATCCAGAAGCCGGGAGACAATGCCTTTACGGCCGGCCATCTCCCCACAGATAGTAATCGGTTTATTCGCGGCTTTTGCCTTTGCACTCAGCTCTTCAAGCACATTCCACAAAATCGGATGATCGGGATTATAATCGGCTGATACCAGTTCGTTATTTCTGTCGACTGCAAACATATACTGGATAAGGTCGTTGGACCCGATGCTTGCAAAGTCGGCCATCTGAAGGATTTTTTCGGCCTGATAGCAAGCGCTGGGGACTTCAAACATGACCCCGATTTCCACATTTTCAGCCCGGGCCCCCGTGGACGCGATAATCTCCCGTATGCCGTTCCGGAGCTGTTCGAACTGAACAGCATCAACCACCATGGGAAAAAGAATCTTTACGGGGCCTTCGCTGGTAAGCCGGAGCAGGGCCTTTACCTGAGTGGAAAAGATTTCGGGGCTGCCCACAAGAAACCGTGCGCCGCGCCATCCGAGATAGGGATTGGACTCCTTTTCGATAGTCAGGAAGGGAAGCTCCTTGTCGCCGCCTACATCGAGGAGACGAAAGGTTATCGGCTTGCCGGGAATGGCCTTTCGCACCCGGCTGTAAAATTCAAACTGCTCGTCTTCACTCAACAACCGCTCGGCCCGCATGAAAATGATCTCGGTACGAAACAACCCGATACCGTCGGCACGGAAAGCCGCCGCCTGCCGGACATCCTCGATAAGACTGGCATTGGCATAGGCATTCATACCTTCGGGGGTAGAGATAACACAGATATCATCGGTTTTAACCGGCTCTGCGGGAATATACCGTTGAATCACATCATCGGTAGGGTTGACAATGACGATACCTTCATCACCATCCACCAGGACTCTGGTCCGGCAATTGACATGCTCGAGAATGTTTTTAACACCGGTGACCGCGGGAATACCCACCGACCGGGCAATAATCGCGGCATGGGATGATATCCCGCCGTGTTCGGTGACAATCCCCAGGACCTTGGTCAAATCCATATGAATCATCATGTCGGCAGAGAGTTGTTCAGCAATGATAATGCTGTCTTTGCCCTCTCTGCAATGACGCTGGCCTTTGCAGGCAAAGCCCGGACGGGTGTTATTCAGATAGTCGAGCAGACGGCGGCGGATTTCTCCCATATCGGTTGAGCGCTCACGAAGATACTCGTTATCGAGGCCCGCAAACCGGTCTTCATGCTCATTATAAACCTGATTGATCGCATACTCTAGGTTGACCAGGTCGTTTTGTACCCGTTCCTTGATCACATCCACAATCGGGCTGTCATTCATGATATTTTTCTGGGTGGTAAAAACCTGCGCTTCGGCCCGCCCTACTTTCTCGGCAGCATCCGCAGCGATCCGGTCGAGTTGGGCATTGCAGTAAACCAGGGCTTCTTCAAACCGCTCGATCTCCCGGGCGGCTTCCTTTTCATCTGCCAGAGTATGGCGGGGAACGCTTCGGCTATGAACAACCGAATAGAGGCAAACCGGAGCAACGATCCTTCCGGAATTGATTGCAAGACCTTTAAATTCCTTATTCTGTTCACTACTTTTTTTAATCATACAACAGGTTTTTCTCCTCGATAAATCGCCATCCCATGCCTGCACAGGGAAAAATCATATTTCACCGGGTCTTCCGGAGCAACCGCTTTGAGTGCTTCAGTTACCTCCAGAGCTGTTTTCCATTCAGCCCGGCGTCGTTTTGTCAGCCCCAAACTCAGCGCTGCCCGTGTAACATGGGTATCCAATGGTATTACCAATTTTGAGGGTAAAAATTGCTTCCAGATACCAAAATCAATTTCATCATCAGGCCTGACCATCCACCTAAAATACATATTGAGCCTTTTACAGGCACTCCCGGATGCAGGAGAGGGCAATAAATAGTAAAATGACGGGCCTGCGTGGGGAGCTAGTTTTGCTGCGAGGGTATGAAAATAATCTACGAAACCGATCATTCGATCTGCCGGAGAATAACCCATGGCAGCCGAATGTTTAATCGCACTCTTCTCAAGAGAGCCGTGGTTATTCAGAGCATGCTTCACGACCTCCAGCAGAAGGGCGATATCGTTTCCTTTATTGAAACGGTGTTTGAATGAAGAAAAAACCTTTTGCTTCTGTGCCAGCGAAGTACCGGCGACAAAATCATAGAGATCGCTCCCTATAAGCGCAAGCAGCCGGTTCAGGGATGCGATGATCTGCTCCACTCTTCCATAGGCAAGGCAGGAACAGAGAAGCCCCGCTATTTCGATACGGACAGGGTCCGTAAACCGCCGTACGCATATCAGCGGGTCGACAGCAAGATATTTCTTTGAATGATATTCGTTATAAAGAGTGTCGAGTTTCTCTTTTAACCGTGTTTCAGGCAATTTTTTCACAATGTAGTATACTGATAGCGGATATTCTCAATAATCTATTCACAAACTGATATATATTTTTCGAAATCGATCCAATCATCTGTTAAGCCG
This DNA window, taken from Chitinivibrionales bacterium, encodes the following:
- the ptsP gene encoding phosphoenolpyruvate--protein phosphotransferase gives rise to the protein MIKKSSEQNKEFKGLAINSGRIVAPVCLYSVVHSRSVPRHTLADEKEAAREIERFEEALVYCNAQLDRIAADAAEKVGRAEAQVFTTQKNIMNDSPIVDVIKERVQNDLVNLEYAINQVYNEHEDRFAGLDNEYLRERSTDMGEIRRRLLDYLNNTRPGFACKGQRHCREGKDSIIIAEQLSADMMIHMDLTKVLGIVTEHGGISSHAAIIARSVGIPAVTGVKNILEHVNCRTRVLVDGDEGIVIVNPTDDVIQRYIPAEPVKTDDICVISTPEGMNAYANASLIEDVRQAAAFRADGIGLFRTEIIFMRAERLLSEDEQFEFYSRVRKAIPGKPITFRLLDVGGDKELPFLTIEKESNPYLGWRGARFLVGSPEIFSTQVKALLRLTSEGPVKILFPMVVDAVQFEQLRNGIREIIASTGARAENVEIGVMFEVPSACYQAEKILQMADFASIGSNDLIQYMFAVDRNNELVSADYNPDHPILWNVLEELSAKAKAANKPITICGEMAGRKGIVSRLLDAGLTSLSVSPRLIPRLRNEMAQYAERAETKKAAYNA
- a CDS encoding TIGR02757 family protein, which produces MVKKLPETRLKEKLDTLYNEYHSKKYLAVDPLICVRRFTDPVRIEIAGLLCSCLAYGRVEQIIASLNRLLALIGSDLYDFVAGTSLAQKQKVFSSFKHRFNKGNDIALLLEVVKHALNNHGSLEKSAIKHSAAMGYSPADRMIGFVDYFHTLAAKLAPHAGPSFYYLLPSPASGSACKRLNMYFRWMVRPDDEIDFGIWKQFLPSKLVIPLDTHVTRAALSLGLTKRRRAEWKTALEVTEALKAVAPEDPVKYDFSLCRHGMAIYRGEKPVV
- a CDS encoding PAS domain S-box protein; translation: MLNTALLFVSNRNSLRSQIAEGFARTMAPSGVEVLSAGLDPLPVNPIAVEVMSETGIDISGHEAKAISSLKSKRIDIVILLCDDPGRECMVLPGCPAVIQWKIDDVFTANPGNNELREACRVVAAHIHQRVKNFFNDGYFSSLIHQRSSMNTMLDSLNEGVMAHDMDRKIFYFSRGAEKITGYSQLDVLGKDCHEVFSPRLCGEECSFCDGYDPSTVKNKEYSTVFLTIDGRRREFDVTVSPMKNDGDMPIGVVAALNDQTKLRTLEHQTGTVPGFRGIIGLDYKILAIFDLIQDLAQCDFPVVITGESGTGKELVARAIHAESPRRDKHFVPVNCGALPEGTLESELFGHVKGAFTGAIRDKKGRFELADGGTLFLDEVAELSQAMQVKLLRVLQEGTFEPVGSEKTLKVNVRIISATNRDIRQMVKKGEFREDLFYRLAVVPVEMPPLRDHRNDIPIMAHHFLKESAGKLGKSDYALSDDTLSVMMSYSWPGNVRQLQNAIQFSLIKCHTPIIDPEHLPPEINRSMEFHVESSRNTDTQGSGKAGRKPKLSPPNVETVLKRVAGNKAKAARMLGVGRATLYNFLKDYPHLGEIGEES